Proteins encoded by one window of Vampirovibrionales bacterium:
- a CDS encoding response regulator — MKVLIADDVSYSLNVAKIILQKAGYEVLCASCGEEAMEILHRESNLGAVLIDYLMPDMNGVEVYRECQKLKRYSGLNVVLMPPFLLLTAVSDARVYEEAERLGFLSVLQKPLDPQELLDIMNDIQSGKALVNKEEKFLKIMLVESADCFRKTIEEVLSSTGHILFRVGSAQEAINHLKQDFTISVIISNIALSDMDGLEFFRQGLAIERYNDEGAVPLPPFILLAESIDAATLQDAQKLGIDDLLIKPINTDRLRSRLTEIYLKQKGRSQTESSSQKVLVVDDIGFMRSLISSTLNQQGLSVLTASSGEEAYDMIKRDESIAVIVTDLYMPEMDGIELFKKSQELFRRRNPLYNPDTNPSFVLITASSDFKTLTSAEQAGFTDVLRKPLSMETLSERIQKILEDKRAANTTTPNATS, encoded by the coding sequence GTGAAAGTTCTGATTGCCGATGACGTCAGCTACAGCCTCAATGTAGCAAAAATAATTCTGCAAAAGGCGGGTTATGAGGTCCTGTGCGCCTCATGCGGCGAAGAAGCAATGGAGATTCTTCATCGAGAAAGTAATTTAGGGGCCGTCCTCATCGACTACCTCATGCCGGACATGAATGGCGTTGAGGTCTATCGAGAGTGCCAGAAATTAAAACGTTATAGCGGGCTTAATGTCGTCTTAATGCCGCCTTTTTTATTGCTTACGGCTGTCAGCGACGCACGCGTCTATGAAGAAGCGGAACGTCTGGGCTTTTTGAGCGTGCTACAAAAACCTCTCGATCCGCAAGAGCTCCTCGATATCATGAATGATATTCAAAGCGGAAAAGCGTTGGTTAACAAAGAAGAAAAATTCCTCAAGATTATGCTGGTGGAAAGCGCCGATTGCTTTCGAAAAACCATTGAAGAAGTGCTCTCTTCCACAGGCCATATCCTGTTTCGCGTAGGCTCGGCGCAAGAAGCAATCAATCATCTTAAACAGGATTTTACGATTTCGGTGATTATTTCCAATATTGCCCTCTCCGATATGGACGGGTTGGAATTTTTTCGGCAAGGGCTGGCCATCGAACGCTATAACGACGAAGGAGCCGTGCCATTGCCGCCGTTTATCCTTTTGGCGGAAAGTATTGATGCCGCCACATTACAAGATGCGCAGAAGCTTGGAATTGACGACTTACTGATTAAGCCTATTAATACAGATCGCCTCAGAAGCCGACTCACGGAAATTTATCTAAAGCAGAAAGGGCGGTCGCAAACAGAAAGTAGCTCTCAAAAAGTTCTCGTGGTGGATGACATTGGATTTATGCGATCTTTAATCAGCTCTACGCTTAATCAGCAGGGTCTTTCGGTCTTAACCGCCTCGTCTGGCGAAGAGGCCTATGACATGATTAAGCGAGATGAATCCATCGCCGTCATCGTAACCGACCTGTACATGCCCGAAATGGATGGGATTGAGCTGTTCAAAAAGTCTCAGGAGTTGTTTCGACGCCGGAATCCGCTTTATAACCCGGACACGAATCCATCATTTGTTTTAATTACGGCGTCCAGCGATTTTAAAACGCTTACCAGCGCAGAACAGGCCGGGTTTACAGACGTTTTACGAAAACCCCTTAGCATGGAAACCCTTTCTGAACGGATCCAGAAAATACTGGAAGACAAACGCGCTGCCAACACAACAACGCCAAACGCTACTTCCTGA
- a CDS encoding AAA family ATPase, which yields MPFSNEDSDSMVCEEAHLRDFKPVPPQTLQETGLNEILIEDLILKWLFSNGVMSGRAVASTLCLPFSLLKPILADLKNRILVEHKSTTGVGDFLYALTDLGREKGLVAMEYSAYVGPAPVPMDAYLTSVEAQSIRNEQPGEAELLQAFSDLLLPSSVFEILGPAVNSGRGLFLYGAPGNGKTSIAERICRCFGDVIYLPKALLTDGQLIKLYDPQCHQAIETQTESLLPSYDQRWVLVQRPVVMVGGELTMESLEIKFNPILKISEAPLQLKANCGVFLIDDFGRQRISHEELLNRWIVPLEKRVDYLSLPNGKKIEVPFDELIIFSTNLDPAQLVDDAFLRRIPYKIHVADPEESAFKALMRFMAPRYGIIFNEDAFEHLVAAHYRGRRPYRACQARDLLEQIVNAAAYARTEPLMTPQSLDGACRNYFAAMSNLPDERV from the coding sequence ATGCCTTTTTCAAACGAGGACTCCGATAGCATGGTCTGTGAAGAAGCGCATCTGCGGGATTTCAAGCCGGTCCCGCCTCAAACGCTTCAGGAAACCGGACTCAATGAGATCCTGATCGAAGATTTAATTTTAAAATGGCTTTTCTCCAATGGCGTAATGTCCGGACGCGCAGTTGCGTCTACGCTATGTCTGCCCTTCAGCTTATTAAAGCCAATTCTGGCAGATCTCAAAAACAGGATTCTGGTTGAACACAAATCCACCACCGGGGTTGGGGATTTTCTCTATGCGCTGACCGATCTGGGTCGCGAAAAAGGCCTTGTCGCCATGGAATACTCAGCTTACGTAGGCCCCGCGCCTGTTCCCATGGACGCCTATCTGACCAGCGTTGAGGCGCAGTCGATTCGAAATGAGCAGCCGGGAGAAGCCGAACTGCTTCAAGCTTTCTCTGATTTATTGTTGCCCTCCAGCGTATTTGAGATCCTGGGCCCTGCCGTCAACTCGGGGCGCGGATTGTTTTTATACGGAGCTCCCGGCAACGGAAAAACCTCGATCGCTGAGCGGATTTGTCGATGTTTTGGGGACGTTATTTATCTCCCGAAAGCGCTTCTAACCGACGGACAATTAATCAAACTCTACGATCCGCAATGTCATCAGGCCATTGAAACGCAAACGGAATCGCTATTGCCTTCATACGATCAACGATGGGTTCTGGTGCAACGGCCGGTGGTAATGGTAGGCGGCGAATTAACGATGGAATCGCTTGAAATAAAGTTTAATCCCATTCTCAAAATTTCAGAAGCGCCGCTTCAGCTCAAAGCCAACTGTGGCGTATTTTTAATTGATGACTTTGGCCGACAGCGCATTTCCCACGAAGAATTACTCAACCGCTGGATTGTACCTCTTGAAAAACGCGTCGATTATCTTTCGTTGCCCAATGGCAAAAAAATTGAGGTCCCCTTTGACGAACTTATTATCTTTTCGACCAATCTGGATCCCGCCCAACTGGTAGACGACGCCTTTTTAAGGCGGATTCCGTATAAAATTCATGTCGCGGATCCAGAAGAAAGCGCGTTTAAAGCGCTCATGCGTTTTATGGCGCCGCGTTATGGCATTATTTTTAACGAAGACGCCTTTGAGCATCTGGTGGCCGCGCATTATCGCGGTCGACGGCCTTATCGCGCGTGTCAGGCGCGCGATCTGCTGGAGCAGATCGTTAATGCCGCCGCTTACGCCAGAACAGAGCCCTTAATGACCCCTCAATCGTTAGACGGGGCTTGCCGCAATTATTTCGCCGCGATGAGCAACCTTCCAGACGAGCGCGTATAA